A region of Pseudomonas marginalis DNA encodes the following proteins:
- the fecE gene encoding Fe(3+) dicitrate ABC transporter ATP-binding protein FecE gives MSILQARALDIGYGATPIVQRLSFTPPTGKVTALIGPNGCGKSTLLKAFARILKPTQGELSLDGQAYASLSARQLARHIAFLPQVLPVPEGVSVRQLVAYGRSPHNSLWGRLSGNDRAHVTQAMQRLELDNLADRALADLSGGQRQRAWLAMVLAQNAPVVLLDEPTTYLDISHQVELLDLMGELAAEGKTVITVLHDINQACRYADHLAVMHAGKLVADGAPAQVISAELMRQVFEVQVQIMSEPVAGTPMCLIEKSTRAQA, from the coding sequence ATGAGTATTCTTCAAGCACGCGCGCTGGATATCGGCTACGGCGCCACACCCATCGTGCAGAGGCTGTCGTTTACGCCGCCGACGGGAAAAGTCACCGCGTTAATCGGCCCCAATGGCTGCGGCAAGTCCACCTTGCTCAAGGCGTTTGCGCGCATCCTCAAGCCCACGCAAGGTGAGCTGAGCCTGGATGGCCAGGCCTACGCCAGCCTGTCCGCCCGCCAACTGGCCCGGCACATTGCATTCCTGCCCCAAGTGCTGCCGGTGCCCGAAGGCGTCAGCGTGCGCCAGTTGGTCGCCTACGGCCGCAGCCCGCACAACTCGTTGTGGGGACGCCTGAGCGGCAATGACCGGGCCCATGTGACCCAAGCCATGCAACGCCTGGAGCTCGACAACCTGGCCGACCGCGCCCTGGCGGACCTGTCCGGCGGCCAGCGTCAACGCGCCTGGCTGGCCATGGTCCTGGCACAGAATGCCCCCGTGGTGCTGCTCGACGAACCCACCACCTACCTCGACATCAGCCACCAGGTCGAACTGCTCGACCTGATGGGCGAACTGGCCGCCGAAGGCAAGACCGTGATCACCGTGCTCCACGACATCAACCAGGCCTGCCGCTACGCCGACCACCTGGCGGTGATGCACGCCGGCAAGCTGGTGGCCGATGGCGCGCCGGCACAGGTGATCAGTGCCGAATTGATGCGCCAGGTGTTTGAGGTGCAGGTGCAGATCATGAGCGAACCGGTGGCCGGCACCCCCATGTGCCTGATCGAAAAAAGCACCCGAGCCCAAGCCTGA